One window of Esox lucius isolate fEsoLuc1 chromosome 25, fEsoLuc1.pri, whole genome shotgun sequence genomic DNA carries:
- the LOC105007038 gene encoding zinc finger protein RFP: MALSGQVGYLSEDQFICSICLDVFTNPVSTPCGHSYCLGCISAYWDGGTGKPCVCPLCKESFRKKPELHINRTLKEITEQFKKMADAGLDGGARMTGGAGLVGVGNSVGGGSAGGGGRGSNGEHPPVLPKPTGMGGMPGDLFAEMKTKFRRPTSRTPPPVLHPHPPLPFPNTANQSTPVLHPNPPLPFPNTANQSSPVLQPPPIVPRRYTLSGPADSTPDAPLCLEHQRGLEFFCRTDQTCVCGACMERVHYGHEAIPAKREWQIKKSQLNIAEVELRDMIAERERKVEEIRASLQEIQVCAEHDTAGSVHVFSTLVSSLERGQAELLEVIDSAHQTAKHRGQSLIRDLEQEIAELKKRSATLTQLSNTDDYLFFFKTLPSISTPPQTRDWSDAVVSSDLTSGTVLRTVNQMLEHFQEMLKRLPKICFNPQFQPDQPVGRLSPDQLHSHPDQLCSPPDQLRSPPDQLRSPPDQSVERYSPSLLSQPDQTLGRYSPNLHAQPDQSVGKNPKVRSVQEYAVDITLDPLTAHPRLHISEDGKQVSCSERFQPVPDGPERFDRVVCVLGHQSFSSGRHYWEVDVGGKTDWDLGVASHSINRKGKITVSPSHGYWFLSLRDKNDYAFRTEPSTALGLNQKPSRIGIYVDCDKGQVSFYNVDAKTLIYTFHGSFADSIHPFFSPCTNKSGRNEAPLIICPVSMPLAE; encoded by the exons ATGGCTCTCTCCGGCCAGGTTGGCTACCTCTCTGAGGACCAGTTTATCTGCTCTATCTGCCTCGATGTGTTCACCAACCCAGTCTCCACACCCTGTGGACACAGCTACTGCCTGGGCTGCATCTCTGCCTACTGGGATG GGGGAACAGGTAAGCCGTGCGTTTGCCCACTGTGCAAAGAGAGCTTCAGGAAGAAGCCAGAGCTTCACATCAACCGCACCCTGAAGGAGATCACCGAGCAGTTCAAGAAAATGGCCGACGCTGGGTTGGATGGCGGGGCGCGGATGACGGGAGGAGCCGGTTTAGTGGGTGTGGGTAACAGCGTTGGTGGTGGTAGTGCTGGGGGTGGTGGGAGGGGGTCAAACGGGGAACACCCTCCGGTCCTTCCAAAACCCACGGGGATGGGTGGGATGCCTGGAGATCTCTTTGCTGAGATGAAGACCAAGTTCCGGAGACCGACCTCCAGGACCCCTCCACCGGTACTCCACCCCCACCCGCCCCTGCCCTTCCCCAACACGGCCAACCAATCGACCCCGGTACTCCACCCCAACCCGCCCCTGCCCTTCCCCAACACGGCCAACCAATCGTCCCCGGTACTTCAACCCCCCCCTATTGTCCCACGGAGGTACACGCTGAGTGGACCAGCTGATTCGACCCCGGACGCCCCCCTCTGCTTGGAACACCAACGGGGGCTGGAGTTCTTCTGCCGGACAGACCAGACATGTGTTTGTGGTGCCTGCATGGAGCGAGTGCACTATGGACACGAGGCTATACCTGCCAAGAGGGAATGGCAGATCAAGAAG TCTCAGTTGAACATCGCAGAGGTTGAGCTTAGGGATATGATcgcggagagagagaggaaggtggaGGAAATCAGGGCATCACTGCAGGAAATACAG GTGTGTGCAGAGCATGATACTGCCGGCAGTGTGCATGTCTTCTCCACGCTGGTGAGCTCCTTGGAGAGGGGTCAGGCGGAACTGCTGGAGGTTATAGATTCAGCACACCAGACTGCAAAGCACAGAGGACAGTCACTCATCAGAGACTTGGAGCAG GAGATCGCTGAACTGAAGAAGAGGAGCGCAACACTGACCCAGTTAAGCAATACCGATGACTACTTATTCTTTTTCAAG ACGTTaccctccatctccaccccaCCACAGACCAGGGATTGGTCAGATGCAGTCGTGAGCTCAGACCTCACCTCTGGGACGGTCCTTCGGACTGTCAATCAAATGCTGGAGCACTTTCAGGAAATGCTCAAGAGGCTGCCGAAGATCT GTTTTAATCCTCAATTTCAACCAGACCAGCCTGTGGGAAGATTGAGCCCAG ACCAGTTGCATTCTCATCCAGACCAGTTGTGTTCTCCGCCAGACCAATTGCGTTCTCCGCCAGACCAGTTGCGTTCTCCGCCAGACCAGTCCGTGGAAAGATATAGTCCAA GTTTGCTTTCTCAACCAGACCAAACCTTGGGAAGATATAGTCCAA ATTTGCATGCACAACCAGACCAGTCAGTGGGAAAAAATCCAA AGGTGAGGAGTGTCCAGGAATATGCAG TGGACATAACTCTGGACCCCCTCACTGCCCACCCCCGcctccacatctctgaggatgGCAAGCAGGTGAGCTGCAGCGAGCGCTTCCAGCCCGTGCCGGACGGCCCCGAGCGCTTTGACCGGGTGGTCTGCGTCCTGGGGCACCAGTCGTTCTCCTCGGGACGCCATTACTGGGAG GTGGATGTGGGCGGGAAGACTGACTGGGACCTGGGCGTGGCTAGCCACTCCATCAACCGGAAGGGGAAGATCACCGTAAGTCCGTCCCACGGCTACTGGTTCCTGAGCCTGAGGGATAAGAACGACTATGCTTTCCGAACGGAACCGTCGACGGCACTGGGTCTGAACCAGAAGCCCAGCCGGATAGGGATCTATGTGGACTGCGACAAGGGACAGGTGTCTTTCTATAACGTGGATGCTAAGACGctcatctatacattccacggTAGCTTCGCGGATTCGATTCATCCCTTCTTCAGTCCATGTACCAATAAGTCTGGAAGGAATGAGGCACCACTGATTATTTGTCCTGTCTCAATGCCACTAGCAGAGTGA